In one Gammaproteobacteria bacterium genomic region, the following are encoded:
- a CDS encoding KamA family radical SAM protein, with protein MNKLLSLEEEPPSSALAERKALEQSAISPTTATKQAPRLLAVPRPRSTVSAASNAFRKRFFPAVKNAEWNDWRWQNRNRIRSLDQLERFIRVTEDEREAIRRHRGPLPIGLTPYYMSLIDPEDPSQPLRRTVIPTLGEFEATPGEEDDPLGEDGTSPVPGLVHRYPDRVLLLVTNFCSVYCRYCTRARLVGAGGERALKKADIDRAIEYIRATPAVRDVLISGGDPLSLDEERLEYVVSALRAIPHVEFIRIGTKQPVVQPMRVTTALTRMLRRYHPLWMSLHFTHPAELTPEVAEACGRLADAGIPLGSQTVLLKGINDDLDTLKALFHGLLKIRVRPYYLYQCDPIRGSSHFRTTVDRGIELIQGLRGFTTGYAVPHYVVDAPAAGGKIALLPDAVLGRDGDDLLLRNYRGDVCRYPDPEGSLGRAAAANAAL; from the coding sequence GTGAACAAGCTGCTGTCTCTGGAGGAGGAGCCTCCTAGTTCGGCGCTTGCCGAACGTAAAGCCCTCGAACAGTCCGCCATCTCCCCGACCACCGCCACGAAGCAAGCGCCTCGCCTGCTCGCGGTGCCGCGTCCGCGCTCGACCGTCAGCGCGGCGAGCAACGCGTTCCGCAAGCGCTTCTTCCCGGCGGTCAAGAACGCGGAATGGAACGACTGGCGCTGGCAGAACCGCAACCGGATTCGCAGCCTCGATCAGCTCGAGCGCTTCATCCGCGTCACGGAGGACGAACGCGAAGCCATCCGGCGCCATCGCGGGCCGCTCCCGATCGGGCTCACGCCTTACTACATGAGCCTGATCGACCCGGAGGATCCGAGCCAGCCGCTCCGGCGCACCGTGATCCCGACGCTCGGCGAGTTCGAGGCCACGCCCGGCGAGGAGGACGATCCGCTCGGCGAGGACGGCACCAGCCCCGTTCCCGGCCTCGTGCACCGCTACCCGGACCGCGTGCTGCTGCTCGTCACGAACTTCTGCTCGGTGTACTGCCGCTACTGCACGCGAGCGCGGCTGGTCGGCGCGGGCGGCGAGCGCGCGCTGAAGAAGGCGGACATCGACCGCGCGATCGAATACATCCGTGCGACGCCGGCCGTGCGCGACGTGCTGATCTCGGGCGGTGACCCGTTGAGCCTGGACGAGGAACGGCTCGAGTACGTCGTCTCCGCGCTGCGCGCCATTCCGCATGTCGAGTTCATCCGGATCGGCACGAAGCAGCCCGTGGTGCAGCCGATGCGCGTGACCACGGCGCTCACGCGCATGCTGCGGCGCTACCATCCCCTGTGGATGAGCCTGCACTTCACGCACCCGGCGGAGCTCACTCCGGAGGTCGCCGAAGCCTGCGGACGTCTTGCGGACGCCGGCATCCCGCTCGGCAGCCAGACCGTGCTGCTGAAGGGCATCAACGACGACCTCGATACGCTGAAGGCCCTGTTTCACGGCCTCTTGAAGATCCGCGTGCGCCCCTACTACCTCTACCAGTGCGACCCGATCCGCGGCTCGAGCCATTTCCGCACGACGGTGGATCGCGGCATCGAGCTGATTCAGGGGTTGCGCGGCTTCACGACGGGCTATGCGGTGCCGCACTACGTCGTCGATGCACCCGCGGCCGGCGGCAAGATCGCGTTGCTGCCGGACGCCGTCCTCGGCCGCGACGGCGACGACCTGCTGCTGCGCAACTACAGAGGCGACGTCTGCCGCTACCCCGATCCCGAGGGCAGCCTCGGACGCGCCGCGGCGGCGAACGCCGCGCTCTGA
- a CDS encoding D-alanine--D-alanine ligase, with amino-acid sequence MLIGLTYDLKDDYLARGFSEADVAEFDTRETVDAVAGALTALGHECVRIGGVRALAERLVAGERWDLVFNIAEGVEGFGRESQVPALLEAFGVPYTFSDPLVCALTLHKAMAKHVARGCGVPTPDFAVVASPADIDAVLLPLPLFVKPVAEGTSKGITAASLVRSRDALAKICLELLRAHRQPVLVERYLPGREFTVGVLGTGDEARPIAVLEVSLRDGADEGVYSYRNKAQWRELVEYRLLEAGALRDGVERVALAAWRALGARDAGRVDVRLDDDDAPQMIEVNPLAGLTPGHSDLPIMAELAGIDYRSLIGAIVACACERLSARAEHADAA; translated from the coding sequence ATGCTGATCGGCCTCACGTACGACCTCAAAGACGACTACCTCGCCCGCGGATTCTCCGAAGCCGACGTGGCCGAGTTCGACACGCGCGAGACCGTCGACGCGGTCGCAGGCGCGCTCACGGCGCTCGGCCACGAGTGCGTACGGATAGGCGGAGTGCGCGCGCTCGCCGAGCGTCTCGTCGCCGGCGAGCGGTGGGACCTCGTCTTCAACATCGCGGAAGGCGTCGAGGGTTTCGGCCGCGAGTCGCAGGTTCCGGCGCTGCTCGAGGCCTTCGGCGTGCCGTACACGTTCTCCGACCCGCTCGTCTGCGCGCTCACGCTGCATAAAGCGATGGCGAAGCACGTGGCGCGCGGATGCGGAGTGCCGACGCCCGACTTCGCCGTCGTCGCGAGCCCTGCCGACATCGATGCCGTGCTCTTGCCCCTGCCGCTCTTCGTCAAGCCCGTGGCCGAGGGGACGAGCAAGGGCATCACGGCGGCATCACTCGTGCGCTCGCGCGATGCGCTCGCGAAGATTTGCCTCGAGCTGCTGCGCGCCCATCGGCAGCCCGTGCTCGTCGAGCGCTATCTTCCGGGGCGTGAATTCACCGTTGGCGTCCTCGGCACCGGCGACGAAGCGCGGCCGATCGCCGTGCTCGAAGTGAGCCTGCGCGACGGTGCGGACGAAGGCGTCTACTCGTACCGCAACAAAGCGCAGTGGCGGGAGCTCGTGGAGTACCGGCTGCTCGAGGCAGGCGCGCTGCGTGACGGCGTCGAGCGCGTGGCGCTCGCCGCGTGGCGCGCTCTCGGCGCTCGCGACGCGGGCCGCGTGGACGTGCGCCTCGACGACGACGACGCCCCGCAGATGATCGAGGTGAATCCGCTCGCCGGCTTGACTCCCGGCCATTCCGACTTGCCGATCATGGCCGAGCTCGCGGGCATCGACTACCGCAGCCTGATCGGAGCGATCGTCGCCTGCGCGTGCGAGCGGTTGTCGGCCCGCGCCGAGCACGCGGATGCCGCCTAG
- a CDS encoding ATP-grasp domain-containing protein, which translates to MPPSRAPAGSLPATPSRPSIVVLHDEAAADGRADAHDVLHEAAHVARALETLGYVAAIEPVGLDLGGVERALARHAPVAAVNLVESLGGRAALIHVVPALLESLGLPFTGCSAAAQLLTSNKRLAKRRLAEAGIATPETWRPGARGGPWIVKSVWEHGSLGLGDDSVVRDAEGVPAAIERRRAEWGGDWFAERFVAGRELNVALIAAPDGPKPLPVAEIRFDAFPEDKPRIVGYAAKWEAESFECRATPRTFGVERSLAERVTRLALRCWDLFGLEGYARVDFRVTASGEPFVLEVNANPCLSPDAGFAAALAAAAIPFSEAVHWLVDDAFRRRLRPAGSA; encoded by the coding sequence ATGCCGCCTAGCCGAGCGCCTGCCGGAAGCCTGCCTGCGACGCCCTCCCGCCCGTCGATCGTCGTGCTGCACGACGAAGCCGCGGCCGACGGACGCGCCGACGCGCACGACGTGCTGCACGAAGCCGCCCACGTCGCCCGCGCGCTCGAGACGTTGGGATACGTGGCGGCGATCGAGCCGGTCGGCCTCGATCTCGGCGGCGTCGAGCGGGCGCTCGCCCGCCACGCGCCGGTCGCGGCCGTCAACCTCGTCGAGTCGCTCGGCGGCCGCGCGGCATTGATTCACGTCGTGCCGGCATTGCTCGAGTCGCTCGGCCTGCCGTTCACCGGCTGCTCCGCGGCCGCGCAGCTCCTGACGTCGAACAAGCGGCTCGCGAAGCGTCGGCTCGCCGAGGCGGGCATCGCGACGCCCGAGACGTGGCGGCCGGGCGCGCGGGGCGGCCCGTGGATCGTGAAATCCGTCTGGGAGCACGGCTCGCTCGGGCTCGGCGACGATTCGGTCGTCCGCGACGCCGAAGGCGTGCCCGCGGCGATCGAGCGGCGGCGCGCGGAGTGGGGCGGCGACTGGTTCGCCGAGCGCTTCGTCGCCGGCCGCGAGCTCAACGTCGCGCTGATCGCGGCGCCGGACGGCCCGAAGCCCCTGCCGGTCGCCGAGATTCGCTTCGACGCGTTTCCCGAAGACAAGCCGCGGATCGTCGGCTACGCCGCGAAGTGGGAGGCCGAAAGCTTCGAGTGCCGCGCGACCCCGCGCACGTTCGGCGTGGAGCGATCGCTCGCGGAGCGGGTGACGCGGCTCGCGCTTCGATGCTGGGATCTCTTCGGCCTCGAAGGGTATGCGCGCGTGGACTTCCGAGTGACCGCGAGCGGCGAGCCGTTCGTTCTCGAGGTCAACGCGAACCCGTGCTTGTCGCCGGACGCGGGGTTCGCCGCGGCGCTCGCGGCGGCCGCCATCCCCTTCTCAGAGGCCGTCCATTGGCTCGTCGACGACGCGTTTCGCCGCCGGCTTCGACCGGCCGGGAGCGCGTAG
- a CDS encoding acetylpolyamine amidohydrolase, translating to MFSIRRIYDATTAANRERLAQVQAILRAQFPQLGEAQIAKLPDQLTNPLKYRFRAVVLVAEDGRHGVRGFALMLHAPDLAFCYLDFLSAGRGQTGHGVGGALYQRVREDAAALGAVGLFFECLPDDPALSPDPGIRAQNAARLRFYERYGARPIANNAYATPLRPDDHDPPYLVLDPLGRDVLPGRDHVRAIVRAILERKYGDRCSPDYVERVVASFVDDPVKLREPRFRPTRPPPGARRPGKQPIALVVNDRHEIHHVRERGYVEAPVRISSILEELSRTRLFETATLERFPARHIEAVHDKSFVRYLKSAAESVPEGKSVYPYVFPIRNRARPPQSLPLRAGYYCIDTFTPLNANAYRAAVRAVDCALTAAQLILDGRRLAYALVRPPGHHAERASFGGFCYFNSAAVAAHFLSGNGRVAILDVDYHHGNGTQDIFYDRDDVLTISIHGHPRFTYPYFSGYEDETGEGAGRGFNVNLPLPESIGAEHYRPALERALARIRKFAPAFLVLSLGLDIVRGDPTGSWLLGAKDLKENGRLIGRLGLPTLVVQEGGYRTRTLGVNARNFFDGLWQGAH from the coding sequence GTGTTCAGCATCCGCCGGATCTACGACGCGACGACCGCCGCGAACCGCGAGCGCCTGGCGCAGGTGCAGGCGATCCTGCGCGCGCAGTTCCCGCAGCTCGGCGAGGCGCAGATTGCGAAGCTGCCGGATCAGCTCACGAACCCGCTGAAGTACCGTTTCCGCGCCGTGGTGCTCGTCGCCGAGGATGGGCGCCACGGCGTGCGCGGCTTTGCGCTGATGCTGCATGCGCCCGACCTCGCGTTCTGCTACCTCGACTTTCTCTCCGCCGGGCGAGGCCAGACGGGGCACGGCGTCGGCGGCGCGCTGTACCAGCGCGTGCGCGAGGATGCGGCCGCGCTCGGGGCCGTCGGGCTCTTCTTCGAATGCCTGCCGGACGACCCGGCGCTTTCGCCCGATCCCGGGATTCGCGCGCAGAACGCGGCCCGGCTCCGCTTCTACGAACGCTACGGCGCGCGGCCGATCGCGAACAACGCCTACGCGACGCCGCTCCGCCCGGACGACCACGATCCGCCGTACCTCGTGCTCGATCCGCTCGGCCGCGACGTGCTTCCCGGCCGCGATCACGTGCGCGCGATCGTGCGTGCGATCCTCGAGCGCAAGTACGGGGACCGCTGCTCCCCGGACTACGTGGAGCGCGTCGTAGCGTCGTTCGTGGACGATCCGGTGAAGCTGCGCGAGCCCCGGTTTCGGCCCACGCGGCCGCCGCCCGGCGCCCGGCGGCCGGGCAAGCAGCCGATCGCGCTCGTCGTCAACGACCGGCACGAGATCCACCATGTGCGCGAGCGAGGGTACGTGGAGGCGCCGGTGCGCATCTCGTCGATCCTCGAGGAGCTGAGCCGGACGCGCCTCTTCGAGACCGCGACGCTCGAGCGCTTCCCGGCAAGGCACATCGAGGCCGTGCACGACAAGAGCTTCGTGCGCTATCTGAAGAGCGCGGCCGAGAGCGTGCCCGAGGGAAAGTCCGTGTATCCGTACGTGTTCCCGATCCGCAACCGCGCGCGCCCTCCGCAGTCGTTGCCGCTGCGGGCGGGGTATTACTGCATCGACACGTTCACGCCGCTCAACGCGAACGCCTATCGCGCCGCGGTCCGCGCGGTCGACTGCGCGCTCACCGCCGCGCAGCTGATTCTGGACGGCCGGCGTCTTGCGTACGCGCTCGTGCGCCCGCCCGGTCACCACGCGGAGCGGGCGAGCTTCGGCGGCTTCTGCTACTTCAACTCGGCCGCGGTCGCGGCCCATTTTCTGAGCGGCAACGGCCGGGTCGCGATTCTCGACGTCGATTATCATCACGGTAACGGCACGCAGGACATCTTCTACGACCGGGACGACGTGCTGACCATTTCGATCCACGGCCATCCCCGCTTCACGTATCCGTACTTCTCGGGCTACGAGGACGAGACCGGGGAAGGCGCGGGGCGGGGCTTCAACGTGAACTTGCCGCTGCCCGAGTCGATCGGCGCGGAGCACTACCGGCCGGCGCTAGAGCGCGCACTTGCGCGGATCCGCAAGTTCGCGCCCGCGTTTCTCGTCTTGTCGCTCGGCCTCGACATCGTGCGCGGCGACCCCACCGGCTCCTGGCTGCTCGGTGCGAAGGACCTGAAGGAAAACGGGAGGCTGATCGGCCGGCTCGGGCTGCCGACGCTCGTCGTGCAGGAAGGCGGCTACCGGACGCGAACGCTCGGCGTCAATGCCCGCAATTTCTTCGACGGTCTATGGCAAGGCGCGCATTGA
- a CDS encoding GNAT family N-acetyltransferase, translated as MTAGLDAAARAAALRSSPGIRLRRSPRRTDVAAVRALARKTGVFTDAEQAVAAELVSERLRAGRKSGYFFAFADLDGAPVGYAAWGPVPMTAASYDLYWIVVDPAVQRLGLGRRLLELAEAAVRERGGRRLYVETSSRESYARTRRFYRRAGYRRAAVFPDFYADGDHKFVLCKHLDREAF; from the coding sequence TTGACCGCAGGACTGGACGCGGCCGCCCGGGCTGCCGCGCTTCGCTCGTCCCCCGGCATTCGCTTGCGGAGATCGCCGCGCCGCACGGACGTCGCCGCCGTGCGCGCGCTCGCGCGCAAGACCGGCGTCTTCACGGACGCGGAGCAGGCGGTCGCGGCCGAGCTCGTCTCCGAGCGGCTGCGCGCGGGCCGCAAGAGCGGCTACTTCTTCGCGTTCGCCGATCTCGATGGGGCGCCGGTCGGGTACGCGGCATGGGGGCCGGTGCCGATGACGGCGGCAAGCTATGACCTCTACTGGATCGTCGTCGACCCGGCCGTCCAGCGTCTCGGGCTCGGCCGCCGGCTGCTCGAGCTGGCCGAAGCCGCGGTGCGCGAACGCGGCGGACGGCGTCTCTACGTCGAGACGTCGTCGCGCGAGAGTTACGCGCGTACGCGCAGGTTTTACCGTCGCGCCGGGTACCGCCGCGCCGCCGTGTTTCCGGACTTCTACGCGGACGGCGATCACAAGTTCGTCCTGTGCAAGCACCTCGATCGAGAGGCTTTTTAA
- a CDS encoding C39 family peptidase produces the protein MTKAPDGPRRRPAARPLTEPGLGLIVDPQPDDVTCGPACLHGVYRYYGDAISLAEISADVRMLDAGGTLDVFLANHALSRGYRVTLYTYNLRLFDPTWFTLKPAAVREKLRAQAEAKHDPKLQLATRGYDEFLDRGGRLRLRDLEPRLLRRLLKRGIPLITGLSATYLYRSIRDLPETNEDDDVRGEPVGHFVVLTGYRPETREVLVADPYPSNPFARAGYYAVRIHRLINAVLLGIMTYDANLLVIEPKPGSARTPE, from the coding sequence GTGACGAAGGCGCCTGACGGGCCGCGCCGGCGGCCGGCCGCGCGGCCGCTGACCGAGCCCGGTCTCGGCCTGATCGTCGATCCGCAGCCGGACGACGTCACGTGCGGCCCGGCGTGCCTGCACGGCGTCTATCGTTACTACGGCGATGCGATCAGCCTCGCCGAGATCTCGGCCGACGTGCGGATGCTCGACGCCGGCGGCACGCTCGACGTGTTCCTCGCGAACCATGCTCTGTCTCGCGGCTACCGCGTCACGCTCTACACTTACAACCTCCGTCTCTTCGATCCGACGTGGTTCACGCTGAAGCCGGCCGCCGTGCGCGAGAAGCTGCGTGCGCAGGCCGAGGCGAAGCACGATCCGAAGCTGCAGCTCGCGACTCGCGGCTACGACGAGTTTCTCGATCGCGGCGGACGGCTGCGGTTGCGCGACCTCGAGCCCAGGCTGTTGCGCCGTCTACTGAAGCGTGGTATCCCGCTGATCACGGGATTGAGCGCCACCTATCTGTACCGCTCCATCCGAGACTTGCCGGAGACGAACGAGGATGACGACGTCCGGGGCGAGCCGGTCGGGCATTTCGTCGTGCTGACGGGCTATCGCCCGGAGACGCGGGAGGTGCTCGTCGCCGATCCTTACCCGAGCAATCCGTTCGCGCGTGCCGGCTACTACGCCGTGCGCATCCATCGCCTGATCAACGCCGTGCTGCTCGGCATCATGACCTACGACGCCAATCTGCTCGTCATCGAGCCGAAGCCCGGGTCCGCGCGTACGCCGGAATAA
- a CDS encoding RimK family protein gives MTALIIVDDPAEWPLAIRSAEVVAADDYLRDPRFSERRRLRVFNLCDSYRYQSVGYYVSLLATARRHRAMPSVTTIQDMKSRSLIRPADDLEELIQRSLHDIVSKRFELSIYFGRNLAERHSRLSRALFNLFPVPLMRATFVKGTRWRLASLTPIPVGDIPATHREFVHHVIEEHFARRGPAGRAGRGVQYEHDLAILVNEDERSPPSNREALKRIERAARANGFDVAFLSRDDYGRLAEFDALFIRETTNVNHHTYRFASRARGEGLVVIDDPESIIRCGNKVYLFELARRLNLPIPPTMVVGSPKPDDVIAELGLPCVLKQPDSAFSEGVFRAETREQLAAGLQKLLSRSDLVVVQSFVPTEFDWRIGVLDRKPLYACRYYMARGHWQIYHHGAKRSKEGDSETLPVEEVPREVVDLAVKTANAIGDGLYGVDIKSVNGRCVLIEVNDNPNLDHGVEDLVLGDELYAQIMKVFKARVDAAKQPRNSQ, from the coding sequence ATGACGGCTCTGATCATCGTCGACGATCCGGCGGAGTGGCCGCTCGCGATCCGCTCGGCCGAGGTGGTGGCCGCGGACGACTACCTTCGCGATCCGCGATTCAGCGAGCGGCGTCGCCTGCGCGTCTTCAACCTCTGCGATTCGTACCGCTACCAGAGCGTCGGCTACTACGTCTCGCTGCTCGCGACGGCGCGGCGGCACCGTGCGATGCCGAGCGTGACGACGATTCAGGACATGAAGTCGCGCTCTCTGATCCGCCCGGCGGACGATCTGGAGGAGCTGATTCAGCGCTCGCTGCACGACATCGTCTCGAAGCGCTTCGAGCTCAGCATCTACTTCGGCCGCAACCTGGCGGAGCGGCATTCGCGCCTCAGCCGCGCGCTGTTCAATCTGTTCCCGGTGCCGCTGATGCGGGCGACGTTCGTAAAAGGCACCCGCTGGCGGCTCGCGAGCCTCACCCCGATCCCGGTAGGCGATATTCCGGCCACGCACCGCGAGTTCGTGCACCATGTGATCGAGGAGCACTTCGCGCGGCGCGGCCCGGCCGGCCGGGCCGGCCGAGGCGTGCAGTACGAGCACGACCTCGCGATTCTCGTGAACGAGGACGAGCGCTCGCCGCCGTCGAACCGTGAAGCGCTGAAGCGGATCGAGCGCGCGGCCCGCGCGAACGGCTTCGACGTCGCCTTCCTCTCGCGCGACGACTACGGCCGGCTCGCCGAGTTCGACGCGCTCTTCATTCGCGAGACGACGAACGTGAATCACCACACGTATCGGTTTGCGAGCCGGGCGCGGGGCGAGGGCCTCGTCGTGATCGACGACCCGGAGTCGATCATCCGCTGCGGCAACAAGGTCTATCTCTTCGAGCTCGCGAGGCGGCTCAATCTCCCGATTCCGCCGACGATGGTCGTCGGCAGCCCGAAGCCCGATGACGTGATCGCCGAGCTCGGCCTGCCGTGCGTGCTGAAGCAGCCGGACAGCGCGTTCTCGGAAGGGGTGTTCCGCGCGGAAACGCGCGAGCAGCTGGCCGCGGGTCTCCAGAAGCTGCTGTCGCGCAGCGACCTCGTGGTCGTGCAGTCCTTCGTGCCGACGGAGTTCGATTGGCGCATCGGCGTGCTCGACCGCAAGCCGCTCTACGCGTGCCGCTACTACATGGCGCGCGGCCACTGGCAGATCTACCACCACGGGGCGAAGCGCTCGAAGGAGGGCGACTCGGAGACGCTGCCGGTGGAGGAGGTGCCCCGGGAGGTCGTCGACCTCGCCGTCAAGACCGCGAACGCGATCGGCGACGGCCTTTACGGCGTCGACATCAAGAGCGTGAACGGCAGGTGCGTGCTGATCGAGGTCAACGACAACCCGAACCTCGACCACGGCGTGGAGGATCTCGTGCTCGGCGACGAGCTCTATGCGCAGATCATGAAAGTTTTCAAGGCGCGGGTCGATGCCGCCAAGCAACCCCGAAACTCCCAGTAA
- a CDS encoding glutamate-cysteine ligase family protein translates to MPPSNPETPSKPLGLFEAYGIELEYMIVSAETLDVEPAADRLLEAVAGELTDEHENGEIAWNNELALHVIELKCNGPRRSLAGLADAFQANVRIAGDALERDGLRLMPTAMHPWMDPAGVRLWPHGSRTIYETFDRIFGCKGHGWANLQSAHLNLPFANDEEFARLHASIRLLLPILPGLAASSPAIEGALTGIADNRLVAYRGNCAKIPSITGDVIPEPIYSIGEYQERLLERLYADLAPHDPDGVLRHEWVNARGAIARFERMAIEIRVLDVQECPAVDVAYAAVIAATLKSLCEERWTDLASLQRWETRPLAQLLDRVTRDAEDAEIGDRRYLAALGLPRAGERLAKVWEHLIDTAAADGALGAADERVLEHYLRHGTLATRIRRALGTIVPSRADLERVYRDLCDALAAGRPFGP, encoded by the coding sequence ATGCCGCCAAGCAACCCCGAAACTCCCAGTAAGCCGCTCGGCCTCTTCGAGGCCTACGGCATCGAGCTCGAGTACATGATCGTGTCGGCGGAGACGCTCGACGTCGAGCCGGCCGCGGACCGGCTGCTCGAGGCCGTCGCCGGCGAGCTCACCGACGAGCACGAGAACGGCGAGATCGCCTGGAACAACGAGCTCGCGCTGCACGTGATCGAGCTGAAGTGCAACGGGCCGCGCCGCTCGCTCGCGGGCCTCGCGGATGCGTTCCAGGCCAACGTGCGGATCGCCGGCGACGCGCTCGAGCGCGACGGTCTGCGCCTGATGCCGACGGCCATGCACCCATGGATGGACCCGGCGGGCGTGCGCCTCTGGCCGCACGGCTCGCGCACGATCTACGAGACGTTCGACCGCATCTTCGGCTGCAAGGGGCACGGCTGGGCGAACCTGCAGAGCGCACATCTGAACCTGCCGTTCGCGAACGACGAGGAGTTCGCCCGGCTGCACGCCTCGATCCGGTTGCTGCTGCCGATCTTGCCTGGGCTCGCGGCGAGCTCGCCGGCGATCGAAGGCGCGCTGACCGGCATCGCGGACAACCGCCTCGTCGCTTATCGCGGCAACTGCGCGAAGATCCCGTCGATCACCGGAGACGTGATCCCGGAGCCGATCTATTCGATCGGCGAGTATCAGGAGCGTCTGCTCGAGCGGCTCTACGCGGACCTCGCCCCGCACGACCCGGACGGCGTGCTGCGCCACGAATGGGTCAACGCGCGGGGCGCGATCGCGCGCTTCGAGCGGATGGCGATCGAGATCCGCGTGCTCGACGTGCAGGAGTGCCCGGCGGTCGACGTCGCGTACGCGGCCGTGATCGCCGCCACGCTGAAGAGCCTGTGCGAGGAGCGCTGGACGGATCTCGCGTCGCTGCAGCGCTGGGAGACGCGCCCGCTCGCGCAGCTCCTCGATCGCGTCACGCGCGACGCCGAGGACGCGGAGATCGGCGACCGCCGCTACCTCGCCGCGCTCGGCCTGCCGCGCGCCGGGGAGCGGCTCGCGAAGGTCTGGGAGCATCTGATCGATACGGCGGCGGCCGACGGCGCGCTCGGCGCCGCGGACGAGCGGGTTCTCGAGCATTACCTCCGCCACGGCACGCTCGCGACGCGCATCCGCCGCGCGCTCGGGACGATCGTGCCGTCGCGTGCCGACCTCGAGCGCGTCTATCGCGACCTCTGCGACGCGCTGGCGGCCGGCCGCCCGTTCGGTCCGTGA
- a CDS encoding N-formylglutamate amidohydrolase: MTGRGPTPEGERTTKGAPPARAGLELLVTCEHGGNRVPEEYAPLFAGAAELLESHRGFDAGALDVARALAARLGARLIAAETTRLLVDLNRSPRHPRLFSELTRGLPPERKRTLLADHYAPYRQAVESVVAAAAGAGRFLLHVSSHSFVPVLDGVERKAEIGLLFDPRRPAEASFAAAWRSALRKAAPAWSVRRNYPYRGVADGLTTHLRRRFADAAYAGLELEVNQRLVTDPAWTAHVKTIAAALGRAVDELRAMPCAGKVRSPKMPRTPPMRRSSTPKVR, encoded by the coding sequence GTGACCGGCCGCGGGCCGACGCCGGAGGGCGAGCGCACGACGAAAGGCGCGCCGCCGGCGCGCGCCGGCCTCGAGCTGCTCGTGACATGCGAGCACGGCGGGAACCGCGTGCCGGAGGAATACGCGCCGCTCTTCGCCGGGGCAGCGGAGCTGCTCGAGTCGCATCGCGGCTTCGACGCCGGGGCGCTCGACGTCGCGCGTGCGCTCGCGGCACGGCTCGGCGCGCGGCTGATCGCCGCCGAGACCACGCGGCTGCTCGTGGACTTGAACCGGTCACCCCGACATCCCCGGCTCTTCTCGGAGCTCACGCGCGGCCTCCCGCCGGAGCGCAAGCGCACGCTCCTCGCCGATCACTACGCGCCGTACCGGCAAGCGGTCGAGTCGGTCGTCGCAGCGGCGGCCGGCGCGGGCCGCTTCCTGCTGCACGTCTCGTCGCACAGCTTCGTGCCGGTGCTCGACGGCGTCGAACGGAAGGCCGAGATCGGCCTGCTGTTCGACCCCCGCCGCCCGGCCGAGGCGAGCTTCGCCGCCGCGTGGCGGAGCGCGCTGCGCAAGGCGGCGCCCGCGTGGTCGGTCCGCCGCAATTATCCGTATCGCGGCGTCGCCGACGGGCTCACGACGCACCTGCGTCGGCGGTTCGCGGATGCGGCCTATGCGGGCCTCGAGCTCGAGGTCAACCAGCGTCTCGTGACCGACCCCGCGTGGACGGCTCACGTGAAGACGATCGCCGCGGCGCTCGGCAGGGCCGTCGACGAGCTGCGGGCAATGCCTTGCGCCGGCAAGGTCCGATCGCCGAAGATGCCGCGGACACCCCCCATGCGCCGTTCATCCACCCCGAAGGTTCGTTGA
- a CDS encoding NYN domain-containing protein, with translation MPIDTSHTELSIAVFVDFENLALGAEQSNKGRFQMDPVMKRLLERGRIVFKRAYSDWNRFQKFMREFHMLGFEMIDIPHSSASGKNSADIRMVVDAIDLCYSKSHIDTFALLTGDSDFSPLVSKLKENDKRVIGCGVRSSTSDLLASSCDEFIYYDNLIAEHKRPRRRSAKEVSEKQREAFERLTTTVASLEEEYDPVWGSVVKKALKRVYPDFAESYYGYRSFSDLLAHAQREGLIELEEGEGGNCKIRTVAT, from the coding sequence ATGCCCATAGACACTTCCCACACCGAGCTCTCGATCGCCGTCTTCGTGGACTTCGAGAACCTCGCGCTCGGCGCCGAGCAGAGCAACAAGGGCCGGTTCCAGATGGATCCCGTCATGAAGCGGCTGCTCGAGCGCGGCCGCATCGTGTTCAAGCGGGCGTACTCCGACTGGAATCGGTTCCAAAAGTTCATGCGCGAGTTCCACATGCTCGGCTTCGAGATGATCGACATCCCCCATTCCTCGGCGAGCGGCAAGAACAGCGCCGACATCCGGATGGTGGTCGACGCCATCGACCTCTGCTACTCGAAGTCGCACATCGACACGTTCGCGCTGCTCACCGGCGACAGCGATTTCTCGCCGCTCGTGTCGAAGCTCAAGGAGAACGACAAGCGTGTGATCGGTTGCGGGGTCCGCAGCTCGACGTCGGACCTTCTCGCGTCCAGCTGCGACGAGTTCATCTACTACGACAACCTGATCGCCGAGCACAAGCGCCCGCGCCGCCGCAGCGCGAAGGAAGTCTCGGAGAAGCAGCGCGAAGCGTTCGAGCGGCTCACGACGACGGTCGCCTCTCTCGAGGAGGAGTACGACCCGGTTTGGGGCTCGGTCGTGAAGAAGGCGCTGAAGCGCGTGTATCCCGACTTCGCCGAGAGCTACTACGGCTACCGCAGCTTCTCGGACCTCCTCGCCCACGCCCAGCGCGAAGGCCTGATCGAGCTCGAGGAAGGCGAAGGCGGCAACTGCAAGATCCGCACCGTCGCGACCTGA